One genomic window of Caenorhabditis elegans chromosome I includes the following:
- the mys-4 gene encoding Histone acetyltransferase (Confirmed by transcript evidence) encodes MGKNSTKPTSKANSSPEGKAMSPMKTQLLDDQQTPSSSSSKRKNLRKPSTDDTPSSSEPLSKKNRLDSTETAEEDNTRRRRTLKHGEVALPVCSFCKEDQKADDEPLKECSECKAKYHIRKCLRYKEEFATNILKLNKWFCPRCVECDSCKGYIGDPSNIECTFCCRAWHGSCAPKGYSPSGEFDSDWYCIACCRVKGIKIWHTTSISHRSHPSAPVKERKTKRGGAARKDELEFEGDIDELKDLLAKRDLTFEILNYEAGFSSKKPLPYTPTSSGKKNKKKQQKSPVREEFDYSNAERSPDFPKVVRADLELFKATKSEAYQQTPIFNPHPEGQFLHFGTGKACKAIYSSAYEEPLHSSAHLYACKFCLHTTNLKEDLIVHWDICNAKHPPGTEIYRNDGLAFFEVDGAVQKKYCQDLCLISKLFIASKTLYDEVETFKFYVLCEITTEGYVIVGYFSKEKNPSKNNNLSCLLVLPMVQKMGYGRLLIDMSYELSRLEMRIGHPEHPLSDLGILAYRGYWRSSLLCYIREHRNYDRLNIKDMCLATRIAPVDIVNQLMLDNMIVLKGGVYSIKIGKRALKFPLSQCRRRFVDPSQLFWKPKPSAERLDPTKINNYV; translated from the exons atggggaaaaattcTACGAAACCCACATCAAAAGCTAACAG ctccccGGAAGGAAAAGCGATGTCTCCCATGAAAACGCAACTGCTCGATGACCAACAGACTCCCAGCTCTTCAAgttcaaaaagaaaa AATCTTCGAAAACCTTCCACAGATGACACGCCGTCTAGCAGTGAACCtctatcgaaaaaaaatcgattagaTTCAACTGAAACCGCCGAAGAAGATAATACGCGGAGGCGAAGAACTTTGAAACA CGGCGAGGTAGCACTGCCAGTATGTTCATTCTGCAAAGAAGATCAAAAAGCAGACGATGAACCGTTGAAGGAATGTTCAGAATGCAAAGCAAAAT atcacaTACGCAAATGCTTACGATACAAAGAGGAATTTGCAACGaacatattaaaattaaataaatggTTTTGTCCAAGA TGCGTGGAATGTGATTCATGTAAAGGTTATATTGGAGATCCATCTAATATTGAATGTACATTTTGCTGCCGAGCATGGCATGGATCATGTGCTCCAAAAGGATATTCTCCATCAGGAGAATTTGATTCAGATTGGTACTGTATTGCATGTTGTCGTGTCAAAGGAATCAAAATTTGGCATACTACATCAATTTCTCACCGTTCTCACCCGTCAGCACCTGTCAAAGaacgaaaaacgaaaagagGAGGAGCCGCGCGGAAGGATGAACTGGAATTCGAAGGAGATATTGATGAGCTTAAAGATTTATTGGCAAAACGAGAtttgacatttgaaattttgaactatgAAGCCGGTTTCAGTTCGAAAAAACCACTTCCATACACGCCGACTTCGAGTggaaaaaagaataagaaaaagcAACAGAAATCGCCCGTTCGGGAAGAATTTGATTATTCGAATGCTGAAAGAAGTCCGGATTTTCCGAAAGTTGTTCGAGCGGATTTagaatt attcaaagCAACAAAATCAGAAGCTTATCAACAGACACCGATTTTCAATCCTCATCCCGAAGGCCAATTTCTTCACTTCGGCACCGGAAAAGCTTGTAAAGCAATATACAGCTCTGCATACGAAGAACCTCTTCACTCATCAGCTCATCTTTACGCATGCAAGTTCTGCCTACATACAACTAATTTAAAAGAAGATTTGATTGTTCATTGGGATATTTGTAATGCAAAACATCCACCAGGAACAGAAATTTATCGAAATGATGGACTCGCATTCTTTGAAGTTGATGGAGCTGTACAGAAGAAGTACTGTCAGGATTTGTGTCttatttcaaagttatttATTGCATCAAAGACACTTTACGATGaagttgaaacatttaaattctATGTTCTATGCGAAATTACAACGGAAGGATATGTGATTgttggatatttttcaaaagagaaGAACCCAtcgaaaaacaataatttgtcATGTCTTTTGGTACTTCCAATGGTTCAAAAAATGGGTTACGGTCGTCTTCTAATCGATATGAGCTATGAACTTTCTCGTTTGGAAATGAGAATTGGACATCCCGAGCATCCACTATCAGATCTTGGAATTTTGGCATATCGTGGATATTGGCGTTCAAGTCTTCTATGTTATATTCGGGAGCATCGGAATTATGATCGACTTAATATTAAAGATATGTGTCTAGCAACAAGGATTGCTCCAGTCGATATAGTAAATCAATTAATGTTGGATAATATGATTGTACTCAAAGGAGGCGTTTACTCAATTAAAATTGGCAAACGAGCACTGAAATTCCCACTTTCTCAATGTCGCCGTCGATTTGTAGATCcttctcaacttttttggaaaccgAAGCCATCGGCCGAACGGTTGGATCCTACTAAAATTAACAATTATGTATGA